GGGTTTGTTGCTCAAGGGGAGAAGGTGTACATGTTACGAAAAGCTCTTTATGGACTTAAGCAATCTCCTCATGCATGGTTTGGTCGCTTTAGCGATGCGGTTATCACTTTTGGCATGCATCGGTGCAGCATGGATCACTCAGTATTTAGTATGTCATCTTTAAAAGAGTGTTATTCTTGttgtctatgttgatgatatcattgtCATAGGAAGTGATGTTGAAGGTATACAACGACTCAAGCAATTTCTAAAGAAGGAGTTTAGCACTAAAGACCTAGATTGTCTTCGATATTTTCTTGGCATCAAAGTTGCCTATGCTAATGGCAGTATTGCTCTCTCCTAGCGAAAATATACTCTTGATATTCTTTAGGAGGTCGGTTTACATGATGCCAACCCTGGTGACATATTTATGGACCTTGGAGTAAGGCTTGATAATGAACATGGAGAATTTCTTCATGATTCAGAGAAGTATCGTCGGTTAGTAGGCAAGTTAAACTCGGTTAATAGGCAAGTTAAACTATCTTACCATTACTTGTTCGAATATTTCATTCGTTGTTAGTGTGGTGAGTCAATTTATGAGCTCTCATTGTACTACTCATTGGCAAGCTGCTCTATAAATTGTTCGGTATTTAAAGGGAGCTCCAGGTCAATGACTTGTGTTTCATAATCGGGGTCATCTTCATATATCTGGTTATTCTAATCCCGAGTCTTTGGAGGTGATAGGATATTCTGATGCAGATCGGCCTGGTTGCTCTATGGATTGTCGGTCTACTTCGGGATACTGTCTCTTTCTTGGTAGTAATCTTGTGtcatggaaaagtaagaagcgaTCTGTTATTTCCCGATCAAGTGCGGAGgccgagtatcgtgctatggctaATGTTACGGGTGAACTCCAATGGGTTCGTATGTTTTTAGCCGAGATTGGACTGCCTATGATCGGATCATCTACTCTCTGTTGCGATAATCTATCGCCTATTCATATTGCTAGCAATTCGGTGTTTCATGAGCGAACAAAGCATATAGAggtggattgtcattttgttcGAGACAAGGTGAACTGTGGAGACATAAGATTTATGCACACACGTTCTGAAGAGCAACTAGCAGACATTTTCACAAAGCCTCTTTGACGTGGAAGAGTTTCATATATTTGTCATAAGTTAGGTGTTTTTGATAGGTacgctccaacttgagggggagtgttataatattagcaagttggggtaTAAGTGTAATTATACTAGGCTTAATCTTATGCCTATAAGTACTCCCCttattctcaaaaataaaacaattgtTCTTTTATCGTTAACAGTCTCTACTACTGGAAGGCCTCCTTTGGCTTTGAAAACTCTAGGTTCATTACTTTGTGGAAGAAATAAAGCGATATGGAAGGAAACGTTAGACAAGTCAATGGGCATACTTGCTGAAAATGTACAAAAGAAGTTGAGGATTAGATATGATGCCCCAAACGAATGTCAGAGCAAAATTTTTCTCGATGTCGCATGCTTTTTCATCAATGAGGGTATGACTAATGCCATTTACATGTGGACTGATTGTAACTGTTATCCTTACACGGGAATTGATGTCGTTGTTAGCATGTCATTGATAAAGATAATGGATGACAACAAATTTTGGATACATGATCAATTGAGAGACCTGGGAAGGGAGATTGTTTGTTAAGAAAGTTCTACAAATCTTGGGAAGCAGAGTAGGCTGTGGATTAGCGAGGAGGCCGTTGAATTATTAAGAACCAAAGGGGTAAGACAACTATCTGgttcaaatgaaaaaattgacatCCTGCGTTTGAGGATTGAACTTTCTGctcatgattttttctttcatttcattcattcaaatcgTAAATAAAATTACTGGTTGAGATGCTTCTACTAATCACTAATTATTTATTggcagaggaagaaaaaggTTGAAGCACTTGATCTGCAAGGGAGGAGTTCTCATATCTTAATCAgcaatgaagaaattgaaaggtttgagaATTTGAGGTTCCTGAGATTATCCAACGGCACCTTTCTTGGGGATTTTACCGATTGTCTACCAAATTTGGGATGGAGTTCGTGGTATTCTCCCCCACCAAATTTTAGCGCGGTCAATATGCATTTAAAGAATTTAGTCATCCTAGAACTTTTTGACATTCACTTCATAGATGATTCGAAAGTATGGCATATAATTAAGGTATGGTTTACATCTTAATTTATAACAGTTGTCTCGTAGATTATTTGGCTTCTTTTTCTGACATATATACTTCCTTTTTGCAGATGGCAATCAAACTTAAAAGTCTAGCCCTTGTAGAATGTCATCGCATGACTAGAACTCCAGACTTGTCTGGCTGCCTGAATCTGGAGAGGTTGAAGGAAATCGACAGCTCCATTGGAAAGCTAAAGTGCTTGCTTGACTTGAATATTACTCGTTGTGGGCGCCTTGAAGATTTGCTTGAAGAAATCGGAGGTCTAGCGAGGCTTAATCGCTTTTCTTTGGACGGCTGTTCCAAGGTTTGCAGGCTCCCCACCTCCATCGGAAAGCTAAGGTGTTTGTCAGTTCTGAACATAGTCGGCTCAGGAATCACTGAACTTCCCAACACAATCGAAGGGTTAGTGCAACTGCAACACCTTAATATGAAGGTCTCTAAGATTAGACAACTTCCAACCTCCATTGGAGAATTAAAATCGTTGTGCACTTTGGATATGTCACGTCACCCAAATGAACCAAATGGAAATGGATGGGAGTTACCCAAAGCTATTGGAAGGTTGGAGAAACTGGAGGGGCTTTATCTCGGTCAGTGCCAGAGGCTTGGAAGGCGAAATTCCTCCTGAAATAGGAGGCCTATCTTATCTAAAAGTCCTAGATTTATGCGGGACCAGAATCTGTCATGTTCCGAGCACAATCAACATGCTTTCTTGCCTCTCGACACTTGACTTAACATCATGTAATGAGATTACAGAGTTGCCTGAGCTTCCAGCGAGTTTAGTCATTTTGCGTGTTGAATCTCGCTCACTGCAGGTAGTCCCAAATCTCTCCAATCTTTCTAATCTGGAAGAGTTGTTCCTGTCTGATGGCGCTGACTATGGAGTCTTGCCATATGGCTCTGAATGTCGACTGCGCAGATGTGACTTGGGGTGGATTGGAAGGCTATCCAAACTAAAGAAGTTTGAGTTGCGTCTTTTCAATGTCGCTGCACCGCCTACAGAGTTGGGTGACCTTTCTCTTCTGGAAAATCTTAGTTTGCATAGACTAGACCTGCAAGCCCTGCAGCTGCTACCACCTTCTTTATCTTATTTGAAACTTGACAATTTGAACACGGGAGTATCCCAGCTATCCAACTTGAAATTCCTGTCCAGCTTGACACTATGTTTCTCTAAATTGCGAGAAATTGAACTCAATGGACTTTTGCAATTGCATCGGTTATCGTTGACCGCCTGTCTTCTTAAGAGATTGTCCATACCATCTAGCTTAAGGACACTGAGTGTATTCAATTGCCCCAAGCTGATGGAGATTACTGGTATGTTGGAATCACTAGAGGAATTATCAATCCACTCCTGCAACTCATTTGAAAGGTTAGGATGTGATGAGGTAGGATCACTTGGGGTCCTCGATCCATCAGAGTCTTCTTCAAGTGCGCTGAGCTGTTATGCGCCAGGAGTACTTCTCACTGATGCTTTAAAGAAACTAAAACGACTGGAGATGATTAGATGCGAAGGCCTAGTTGAGATTCGAGTCGTAGGTATGTTGTTATCATTGCAAGACGTCATCATTCGCAATTGCGATGGCATGGAAAAGTTTAGCATATCGCCCCTGAAGAACCTTCAGAATATGGTCATCAGTGATTGCCGTAAGCTGCGGGTTGTTGAGGGCCTCGACGAACTAGAGTTTCTGGTTAATTTAGAGCTCTCCCGTTGTCCTTCACTGGAAATATCGCTCGACATATCGAACTCAAAAATACAGGATAAGTGCCTAATAAAAGTTTGTCAGTGCGGGGAGTCGCTTGGCACTTCACATCATAGGACCTTCAAGCGTTACAAAAAGATGATTCTTTAGAGAGACCAAAATCCAAATCCATGACAGCTGACTCTGAATCAGAGACAAACAAGGTATGCCTCAACCAGGATTATTACATCAAAGAACCTCATTGAAAATACAACTATATGTAAAGTTCTTTTAACAACTTACTCAAACATTAGTAATGAGAAGCATGCCATTGCATGGGGTGCCTATGATATGACAGAAAAATCAATGGAATGATCAAGAATTAAACCAACATTGTAGATTGACCAAAACATTTAATAGCCTTCAGCCAGTCTATAGAATCTTTTCTTTACCTTATGCAATTGTCTAGGATTCTCGATATTTCCTTACCATAACAAACCGAAAGTCCCTGTTAGAGGAGATATCTGATAAGCGATGACCGTAAAAAACAGATTTATAAGAACcaaccaaaaatgaaagagaatttGCGGGAGAACTTTTGAATCTTTCATTTAGACTGGTAGTTATGCATATTATTATTGATGGAGTagcaaaaataataaatgcATGAGAAAATACATGTTGCAGGATATAGTGATAATGCAGATCGTGTTGAGGGTCTCTCTGCATCCTTTTCATTTATCTCATCATCTTTTCACTCTTTCTATTGCTGGTAACACGCATGTTTTAATGTGCTTTTTGAAAAGTGCTGTCTTTCCTCTTTACCATGTCGTCACTGTAACGGGACAGAACATGCATGACCTATATGCTTTTGTAATAATACGTTGACAAAAAGTGTGATCCCCAGCTTCATACCTGATCTCGTTCTAAATTACCTTCAGATGAGCGGATACTAGCAATACCAGATTTGTTGCTTATTATGAGAATTTGTAGCCACCAGCTGCCAACAGAATCATCGTGGTAATCCTTCACAGTAAACCAAAGAGGTTTCGCGGAGAACACTGGTTTGCATGTTGTGTCCCAGGCATGTCATCACAATAAACATGATGGAAGTATGTATATAATATGCTCAATCGTCACTCACTGATGTCTATCTACATGGTCTGCTCACTCTACTGGCTCGTAAATTTAGAAGTTGTTAGTTCCAAACAAGCCTAAGCCTATGCTATTCCATAAATGAATCAGCTCATATGATGATTAGGTTACACTGGGTACCAGTTTTTAAGAGGGATAAGTAGTTTGATCAGTGAAATGATGTCCCCTCCAAGGGTCCAACCACAGTAAGTAGGAGTATAATTGCATATGCGATATGATAGCTTTGGAGTCGATACCGAAATCCGAGTTCTTCAGTTAATAGTAGTAGTATACATGCATATACTTGGATAAACACGCATGGTGTGATCTTCGATTTATTACAGGCTTACAGCTTCACCTGGCAATTACTTACTTTTTCATGTGGCGGCATCAATGCAGAATTGTGCATGGACTGCAAGAGAAGTTCTACATCTTTTCTGACGAAAAATTCTCCTCCTTATTATTCCATGCCCCCGAGCTAAATAAACAAGTCAGACCTTAAAGTCGTCAAGACAAGACTACTTACATTATTATGGAGGAGTTGGATTGCCTGGGGAGAAATTAGGAAGAAGAATATGCATACCTCATCTGATGTCTCTAAAGGGAGTGACCCCGTCGGAGAGTTTGTTGTCGCAATAATCATTTCTTTGTAATCCCTGTATGGAAGGTCCTCAACATTAGGATAACCATGCCTGTGTAATTTCTGACACTTCCGAATTGTTATCAGGCATTTGTCAGGTATCTTCGTGTTTGATACATCCATCAGAGCTTCCACTTTCCGACAATTAAAGACATTGAACTCGCGCAGCAATTCTTACTCGTCAATGCCATCAATAGCTCGTAGCTTATGGCATCCGTCGATTGACAAAGACTTCAGCATCTGCAAGTTCGATAAATCACATAGTTGGCTAATGAATCGACACTTTTCAATGGCTAAAGTCTCCAATGATTCCAATGCACCGAGACCAGGAATCTCAATCAGCTTCGGACATCCTGACACCTCCAACTGTTTTAGCTTCTCTAAGCTTGAAGAAATAATTAGTTTCTCCAGTGAACTGCACTCAAGAACAAGTAATGCATTCAAAGATTCTAACCCGCTGAGGCCCTCAACAGCACGAAGCTCATAGCAGTCTGATATATCCAAAAGCTTCAGCAACTTTGAGTTTGATAGCCCGTCTAACCTTTCGATGGAATCACAATACTGTACATATATTTCTTCCAAGGACTCTAAGGCCTCCAGACCTTCAATCTCAACTAACTTCGGACATTCTAGTACCCACAACTCTTTAAGCTTCTTTAAGCTTCCCAGGATGAATAACCTCTCAAGGAGTTCACATTTACTCACTGTCAATGCTTTCAGTTGTTCGAGTCCACTGAGTTCAATTTCTTGAAGCTGAGATTGAGAAAGTCGTAACTCAGTCGGTGGTACAGGGATATTAGAAAGGGACAGTTCCAACTTCTTCGGTTTGGATAACCACCTAATCCACCCTAAGCTAGAACTTGGCAATAGTTCCAATGAAGCTTGAAGCACATCTTCAGAGCCATCAGATAAGAGCAAATTGACAAGATTAGTCAAGTTTGAGAGATCCGGAACTATCTGCAATGCCGATGATTGAAAATGCAGATAGATCAGACTTTTTGGAAGCTCTGGCAATTCTTGAACATCATTACAACCTGTCAAGTCCAGTCTTTCAAGCTCGGGAATATGATTGATTGTCGTCGGCACTCCAGAAATATAGGCATCTGATAGTCCAAGGATTTTCAAAGAGGACAATGCACCAAGTTCACTCGGAATTTCAACACTTAATTCTTCGCAACCACTAGCATGTAGCTCTTCCAGATTCTTTAACATTCCAATAGTACTGGGCAATTTCCTTATTGGAGTATTTTCCATCAATATCACTTTCAACTTCTTCAGATTTCCAATCAAATCTGGCAACTCAACAATTTTAGTACTGGATAGATTCAACTCCTGCAAAGACTCTAGCCTCCCAATTGAGTCCGGGAGTTTTTCCAACTCTAAGCAcccaaagagagaaagagactcaAGTCTCACAAGCTTCCCAATAGTCTCTGGAAGTTTCTTAATTGGTGTGTACCTTAGATTAAGGACAGATAGAAACTTCTTATCACCAATAGACTCAGGAAGGCATTCAATTTGTATGTTTGACAGATCCAACTCCTTCAGTGATGTCAAATTCCCAAATGAATCTGGGAGCTTCTGAAAACATCCActggaaaagcaaagtgcttcAGATTTATTAGCCTTCTGATTTCTTCGGGCAAAAATGCACTCTTTAAGATTTAGGTGAATCAGGCACTTTAGCTTCCCAATGAAGCAGTCAATTTCAACCAAGTTTATGCAATTATAGAAACTCAGCCTCGCTAGACTCAAGCATCCAGAGAAGTCTGGTGTTCTAGTTATGCCTTCACAACCTCTGaggtttagaactttcaaattttttgccaTCTACAAAAAACAATTGACCATCAAGAGAAGAAAATGGTAAATATTAAACTATATGCCAATCAAAATCAAAGTAAATGCCTATCATACCTTGATTAGGTTCCATCCACCCCAGTCATCTGTGATGCTGCCCGAAAAAATCTCAAAGACAACCAAATTCTTTATAGATAGATTGGTTACCTCAAAATCTAGTGGCCTAGGTGAATGCCAAGAAATccatttttacttcaaaaaatTATCCCCAAAGTCTCCGGCAAAGGTTCCAGCCTCTAATTCAAGGAACCTTAAGTTGGGTAACCTACTAAGTTTGTCATGTATAATTAATAGTGGTTGAAATTGACTTCCAGCTAATATGAGTGCctgaacttttttctttctctgtcaAAACACAAAGGAACAGAcataattttaataaatattcaGATTCTCTTTTGTCATAAAAGAACCAAGAGGCTTCTAAGAGGGAATGTGAACAACTCATGAAAACAGTGCATTTCTTTTACCTGTTTTGTTCTTACAATGTCGAGGGCTTCCTCGCAAACTCACACCCTGCTCTCCAGGATCATGCAAGCATTCCCTCTGAACAATTTGCCTCCCAAATTCTTTGAGctgatcatgcatccatattGTATCACCATCAACAGTCTTTACCAAAGACATTTTCGTAAGAACCTGAATCCCAGTCTcaggaaaaaaattgcaagctTCCCACATGTAAATTGCATTCGTTTTTTTCGTGTCGTTGATGAAAAAGCATGCAATGTCCAGAAAAATCTGCTTTTCCTCATCTTCTAATGCTCCATAACTGATCATCAACTGCTGTCGAACATCCTTGTGAGGTATTCTTGCTAACCTCTCCACAGTCTCCTTCCATATCTCTTCCGGTTGGCAATAGAGAAATGAGCCTCTGACCTCAAGAGCCAAAGGAAGCCCTCCAGttgtgaaaataatttctgaTGCAGGAATATCATATTGATATGGTGGAGAGTCTTTTCTAAAAGCATGTATACAAAAAAGCTTAAGAGCTTGATCAAAATTCAGTTCCTTTAATTCGTATATCAAAACCTCATCGTGGACTCTTAATGTAATTTCATTCCTGGTTGCAATGGTTATCCGGCTTCTTAAACCAAACCAATCTCGTTGCCCTGCTAGCTTCACTAGTTCTTGTTCTTTAACCACATCATCCAAAACGACGAGGACCTTTCTGCTGCGAAATCTTGTCCCGATCTGGTTAATCCCATCATCAATGTCATGCATGTTGTCCACAAATCTAGAGTCGAGAATGTCAGACTATAACTGTTTCTGCAAATTTACTAGGCCACCTTTTTCTGATGATTCTTGAACCTCTCCAAGAAAGCAGCAATCATCGAAGTAGGAACAGAGCTGATTGAAGACAACCTTCGCAAGAGTTGTTTTCCCAACACTGCCCATCCTGTGAATACCGACAAAACGAACACCTTCATAGTCAACATCCAACAGCCACATTATGTCTTCTACATGATCATCCACTCCAACCAACTGATTCGTCACATACCTATGTTTTATCTTCAACTTAACCAAAACCTCTCGGATGATCAACTTAATAGCTTCCCCATGCCTGCCACATATACGAACTACCTCAGTTGAAAGAAGACAGTAAAGAGAGACATTATCATATCTTTCAAGTTGAAGCAAAAGTACTTAGAAATACTCATAGATGATTCGCAAACAAGGAGCCAGTTCAAGAAACATGGCAAACAAGGAGCGAGGGAAAAAATTTTACACACTAGATGGAGTTCCAATGTTTCATACCTTTTTGCCAACAATATGAATCTGTCTTCAtgctttctctattttttagttCTTTTTATACTATCAATAGTAAATGTGAATTAAGCTTAAGGTTCTTCATGCTTCATGAAAGATTTCCAAGCTAGATTGAGCTGGATAGAATAATAAAAACAATTGAGTTGAGCCAGAACACAGGGAAAATTTAAAAGGAAGAATCGATGAAAAGAAGACGGAGATAAAGAGTGAAAAATATCCAGTGAAGGGTAAAAGAGGTGCGAGGAATAGGGAGAGGCTTGCTAAAAGAAAGCATTCCCCAGAAACCACTAGTTGCTTCACTCCTTAAAACATCAGCGTACGCATGTGAAATTAGATTTTAGACAAGGCATAACATACAGGCAAACGAGTTTTGAATATCATGGAACTTGTACGCACCCTCAAGTTAGAAATTGCACCTGTGGGACAGAGGAGGTGTTCAACTGTACTCTTTTAAGTTAGAAATTGCATTCTAGACTAGCCAAATGATTGAATTCTGCATGGAACTCCCTGATTCGGTTGGTATGTGAGCGAACATGACCAAAACGAAGAGTTAATCCACTCATCAGTTTACTCCTACCGGTTTCCACTTACCATTGATGAAAGGCCGATCTAAGTCGGGAACAGAACAGAGATTGTCCGAGCTCGTTAATCTTGAAACTCGGTTGTTGACTGCTGAAAGGGAGTCTGCTAGATTTCATGAGTCCATACATCAACTACTATCCCCAACACGTCATACTTGCATTCAACTGAGACTCCAGACAATGTACAATTACTGCCGACTTCTTCCTCCACTTCAAACTGTTGAAACTCCCAGAAATCTTATTCCTCTCAGAAAATGGCAAATAGTGCTTTCGGGTTGAACTTGAACCCCATTGAAATTGTAATCTGGTGGTGGGTCTGGTCAGATCGATGTTTCCTCGGGATTGTGTATGGTCAAAGAGTTGACTCTGGTACTGTCCGCTAGGCTTCGGCACAAAATTATCCCGTCCAGCGCGAGAGAAGGGGGGGAACTCCCTTCCTGGGCCAATtgaatctcggccgtcgatcttgTCGGTGGCAGGTGGGGCTCGCTCGGGGACACACGTGGGCCCGACAAGATTAACAGTCGCGATTCGTTTCGTCCATTGTATCCGAATACTTTCGAAGGGTGGTGAAAGTAGAAGGTTAGAAAGCCATATTAGAGACGCCTCTGGTGTGTTGCCTGGTGGTTTCGCCCCTGTGGTGAAGGCGCAATCAGCGCTGCGCGCAGAAACCCTAGCGATTATTGAGGGTGTGGGAGTTCGCGGCCAagtgggagagagaaaaaggaaatcgtGTTTCCACAGTGGAGTATGACTGGTGTCACTTCAGTTCAGTTACATTCAGGAACAGATCACACACCGTGGGACGTTATTATGCTGGTCAATAAAGGTCGGGCCGCACTTGCTTCTTTACCTAAATTCTGCTTGACCCATTGACCCATAGGCCTAGATAAAGCTGCGGACTGGATCGTTAAGGCTTAATTTCGTCattctcttctttgaaattgGGTTTTAAGTCCCCCTCAATCTCTTTTCGatgttctttattttgaaatccATTTGGGTTGTCCTTTCATATTATCTActtgaaatgaagaaaaaaaaaaagagagagagaaataaaagcAGCTTGCATTTTCTGCAAGTCAATAACTCTCACTAGTTAGTGCTCATCATTTTGAGAAATTGGATTCAGCCGAAGCCTCTTACCTTGAAAATTAACACCGACGGATTTTTTTGGATGGCACAATAGAAGGTGTGATCTCGGAGATCCTCCGAGACAATAAAGATATTCTACTGGATGGATTTGCTATGAAAGTAACGTAGTCGTCGCCGATTCGGAAGGATCTCTTGGCGCTAATCGAAGCCTTGAAGCTGTTCGAGCTGAGGAGAGAGTGTGCGGTGGAGTTAGAAACTGATTGTGTTAAGATCGTGAATGCACTGTTGGGAAAGACACGTGCAATAGGAGTTGGAGTCGCTCAATGATGAGACTCGTACCGCATAGCCATTTTAAGTTCATTTCTCTTGCCCACTATTATAGATCAACAAACAAAGTGGCGAATTGGGTCACAAAAGCCCATCGTTTGAAGttcctttcctctttttggGTTACTAAGGGCATGTATGGTGACACTTCTGGAAatgaatttttgctctagaagtgctAGGGGCATGAATGGTAACActtct
This genomic interval from Rhodamnia argentea isolate NSW1041297 chromosome 4, ASM2092103v1, whole genome shotgun sequence contains the following:
- the LOC115736114 gene encoding disease resistance protein RUN1-like: MAKNLKVLNLRGCEGITRTPDFSGCLSLARLSFYNCINLVEIDCFIGKLKCLIHLNLKECIFARRNQKANKSEALCFSSGCFQKLPDSFGNLTSLKELDLSNIQIECLPESIGDKKFLSVLNLRYTPIKKLPETIGKLVRLESLSLFGCLELEKLPDSIGRLESLQELNLSSTKIVELPDLIGNLKKLKVILMENTPIRKLPSTIGMLKNLEELHASGCEELSVEIPSELGALSSLKILGLSDAYISGVPTTINHIPELERLDLTGCNDVQELPELPKSLIYLHFQSSALQIVPDLSNLTNLVNLLLSDGSEDVLQASLELLPSSSLGWIRWLSKPKKLELSLSNIPVPPTELRLSQSQLQEIELSGLEQLKALTVSKCELLERLFILGSLKKLKELWVLECPKLVEIEGLEALESLEEIYVQYCDSIERLDGLSNSKLLKLLDISDCYELRAVEGLSGLESLNALLVLECSSLEKLIISSSLEKLKQLEVSGCPKLIEIPGLGALESLETLAIEKCRFISQLCDLSNLQMLKSLSIDGCHKLRAIDGIDE
- the LOC115736113 gene encoding putative disease resistance protein RGA3, translating into MDGSYPKLLEGWRNWRGFISVSARGLEGEIPPEIGGLSYLKVLDLCGTRICHVPSTINMLSCLSTLDLTSCNEITELPELPASLVILRVESRSLQVVPNLSNLSNLEELFLSDGADYGVLPYGSECRLRRCDLGWIGRLSKLKKFELRLFNVAAPPTELGDLSLLENLSLHRLDLQALQLLPPSLSYLKLDNLNTGVSQLSNLKFLSSLTLCFSKLREIELNGLLQLHRLSLTACLLKRLSIPSSLRTLSVFNCPKLMEITGMLESLEELSIHSCNSFERLGCDEVGSLGVLDPSESSSSALSCYAPGVLLTDALKKLKRLEMIRCEGLVEIRVVGMLLSLQDVIIRNCDGMEKFSISPLKNLQNMVISDCRKLRVVEGLDELEFLVNLELSRCPSLEISLDISNSKIQDKCLIKVCQCGESLGTSHHRTFKRYKKMIL